The DNA window CGTCACCCTCGCGGAGCTCGTGGCGCACCTCGATGCCCAGCACGTGGCGCGGCACAAGTTCCCGGAGCGGCTCGAGATCGTCTCCGAGTTCCCCATGACCCCCAGCGGGAAGATCCAGAAGTACCGCCTCCGCCAGCTCCTCACCCAGCAGCCCGGCAAGGTGAACGGTTGACCGGATGCACCAGGCCCGAAGGGCCGAAGAGGCCGAACCGCAACCCGAAGTCATCCACAGTCAGGTGACCCAATGAACCTCAACCTCGCAGGCAAGAGCGTCATCGTCACCGGCGGCGGCTCCAACATCGGCCGCGCCATCAGCCTCGCCTTCGCCCGGGAGGGCGTGCACCTCACCATCGCCGAGATCGACGAGGGCCAGGGCAAGAAGACGGCCGCCGAGGCGGAGAAGGCCGGCGCGGCCTCTGCCACCGTGATCCGCACCGACGTCACGAAGCCCGCGGAGGTGCAGGCCCTGGTGCGGGCGGTGGAGGAGCGCAGGAGCTCGGTGGACGTCCTCGTCAACAACGTCGGCTGGACGGTGGACCGGCTCTTCGTGGAGAAGGAGCGGGCCGAGTGGGAGAAGGAGGTGCAGCTCAACCTCTGGGGGATGATCAACTGCACGCGCGCCGTGCTCGACGGTATGATCGCCAGGAAGGCGGGGGTCATCGTGAGCATGGGGTCGGATGCCGGGCGCATGGGCGAGTTCCGCGAGGCCGTGTACGGGGCCTGCAAGGCGGGCGTCATCGCGCTCACCAAGAGCCTGTCCCGCGAGGTGGGCCGCCACGGGATCCGCCTGAACGTCGTCTGCCCGGGGATGACGATGCCGGACTCCGACGAGGAGATCGGCGGCCTCAGCATGTGGGCCTCCGAGACCAACCGCGCCTTCAGCACCCCCGAGATGCGGGCCCGGATCGCCAAGGCCTACCCGCTCCGGCGCATCGGCCGGCCCGAGGACGTGGCCAACGCCGTGGTCTTTCTGGCCTCCGATGCCGCCAGCTTCGTCACCGGCCAGACGCTTTCCGTGAGCGGTGGCTACACCATGATGTGAGGACAGTGCCATGGCGCTCTCCACCGTGACCCTGGACGTGGGCGAGGGCATCGCCCGCGTCGTGCTCAACCGGCCCGAGCAGCTCAACGCCATCAGCCCCCAGCTGCTGGAGGACCTCTGGCACGTCTGCGCGACCGTGGAGGCCGACCCGGGCGTGCGCGCCGTGGCGCTCACCGGGGCGGGCCGTGTCTTCTGCGCCGGGGCCGATCTCAAGGCCGTGCAGGCCCTCTCCCCCGACCCCGTCAAGTGGGCGCAGTTCATGGGCAGCTGGCATCGCGTCTTCAACCGCATCGAGGCCCTGCCCATGCCCGTCGTGGTGGGTGTGCACGGGCTGGCCCTGGCCGGCGGGCTGGAGCTCGTCCTCTGCGCCGATATCGCCGTCATGGACGCCGAGGCGCGCCTCGGCGACCAGCACGCGAACTTCGGCCTCGTGGCGGGCGGCGGCGGCAGCCAGCGCCTCCCCCGCCTCATCGGCGCCCGCCGCGCCAAGGACCTCATGCTCCTCGGGGGCTGGCTCACGGCATCCCAGTGTCTCGAGTGGGGG is part of the Candidatus Rokuibacteriota bacterium genome and encodes:
- a CDS encoding enoyl-CoA hydratase/isomerase family protein, which encodes MALSTVTLDVGEGIARVVLNRPEQLNAISPQLLEDLWHVCATVEADPGVRAVALTGAGRVFCAGADLKAVQALSPDPVKWAQFMGSWHRVFNRIEALPMPVVVGVHGLALAGGLELVLCADIAVMDAEARLGDQHANFGLVAGGGGSQRLPRLIGARRAKDLMLLGGWLTASQCLEWGLVTRVTPAGTVAAAVEAVARELAAKSASANRTVKTLVNRSFDFDLGSGLEMERQLVAAHMRSADAGEGLRAFVEKRAPVFNVA
- a CDS encoding SDR family oxidoreductase, giving the protein MNLNLAGKSVIVTGGGSNIGRAISLAFAREGVHLTIAEIDEGQGKKTAAEAEKAGAASATVIRTDVTKPAEVQALVRAVEERRSSVDVLVNNVGWTVDRLFVEKERAEWEKEVQLNLWGMINCTRAVLDGMIARKAGVIVSMGSDAGRMGEFREAVYGACKAGVIALTKSLSREVGRHGIRLNVVCPGMTMPDSDEEIGGLSMWASETNRAFSTPEMRARIAKAYPLRRIGRPEDVANAVVFLASDAASFVTGQTLSVSGGYTMM